In a single window of the Candidatus Aminicenantes bacterium genome:
- a CDS encoding 3-phosphoglycerate dehydrogenase, whose protein sequence is MKKILIADSLDKEAVELLKGVPGFEVTVKTGLDEAGLVRIVPGFNAVVVRSATKITKPVIDASAGLEIVVRAGIGLDNVDAVAAKAKGVAVANTPSATTITVAEYTFGLMLAAVRQTGRANLTMKQHKWEKKVLHGTELFGKTLGLVGAGRIGLAVAERALAFGMSVVAYDVVPIKTALTVKQVALDDLLAQADIITLHVPKTPGALLGPAEFGRMKDGVILINAARGGVVDEIALLAALNAGKVRAAALDVYAKEPPEDWTLVDHPNVIAAPHIASQAEEGQKRAGLEVVRILKDKLA, encoded by the coding sequence ATGAAAAAGATCCTGATCGCCGATTCGCTGGACAAGGAGGCCGTGGAGCTTCTGAAAGGCGTGCCCGGCTTCGAGGTCACCGTCAAGACCGGACTGGATGAGGCCGGTCTGGTCCGGATCGTCCCCGGCTTCAACGCCGTGGTCGTCCGCAGCGCCACCAAGATCACCAAGCCCGTGATCGACGCCTCCGCGGGCCTCGAGATCGTCGTCCGGGCCGGCATCGGCCTGGACAACGTCGACGCCGTGGCCGCCAAGGCCAAAGGCGTGGCCGTGGCCAACACGCCCTCCGCCACCACGATCACGGTGGCGGAGTACACCTTCGGTTTGATGCTGGCGGCGGTCCGCCAAACGGGCCGGGCCAATCTGACGATGAAGCAGCACAAGTGGGAAAAGAAGGTGCTGCACGGCACGGAACTCTTCGGCAAGACCCTGGGCCTCGTTGGGGCCGGCCGCATCGGGCTGGCCGTGGCCGAGCGGGCTTTGGCCTTCGGCATGAGCGTCGTAGCTTATGACGTCGTCCCGATCAAAACCGCCCTAACCGTCAAGCAGGTCGCCCTGGACGATCTTTTGGCCCAAGCCGACATCATCACCCTGCACGTCCCCAAGACCCCCGGCGCCCTGCTCGGCCCGGCCGAGTTTGGGCGCATGAAGGACGGCGTCATCCTGATCAACGCCGCCCGCGGCGGGGTTGTCGACGAGATCGCCCTTCTGGCCGCCCTCAACGCGGGCAAGGTTCGGGCCGCCGCTTTAGACGTCTACGCCAAGGAGCCGCCCGAGGACTGGACGCTCGTTGATCATCCCAACGTCATCGCCGCCCCGCACATCGCCTCCCAGGCCGAGGAAGGCCAGAAGAGAGCCGGGCTGGAAGTCGTCCGCATCCTCAAAGACAAGCTGGCCTGA
- a CDS encoding M20 family metallopeptidase translates to MDFRLYFKSRQGELIGLLKELVKLESPTSDKKAVDACSAQAVARFRSLGAKITRLPQASVGDFHLIEWPPRAGAGGDDRILILTHIDTVWPVGRLVQMPFYIQGDKIYGPGVLDMKAGVVMAYAALRALSDLNRKPGKRIALFLNSSEEESCPEADDLIRAEARRASAVLCLEPALPGGGLKIQRKGRLVVRLESSGRAAHAGQPEKGVSAVEELIGQIRKLAALRSKDVSLNVGRIGGGEKANVVAEAAWAELDFRFWTTAQKQKILAAARTLSPVVRGAKTRATIAGATPPLERTAASDRLLAKAREAAAGLGLTLAAGRAGGGSDGSIAAGTGAAVLDGLGPDGDGIHAADEHCLLSSLLERAALLTEILARAGD, encoded by the coding sequence ATGGATTTCCGACTGTATTTCAAGTCCCGCCAGGGCGAGCTCATCGGTTTGCTGAAGGAGCTGGTCAAGCTCGAATCGCCGACCTCGGACAAAAAGGCGGTCGACGCGTGTTCGGCCCAAGCCGTCGCCCGATTCCGGTCGCTGGGCGCCAAGATCACCCGCCTGCCGCAGGCGTCGGTCGGCGACTTTCATTTGATCGAATGGCCGCCTCGCGCCGGGGCCGGCGGGGACGATCGAATCCTTATCCTGACCCATATCGACACGGTTTGGCCGGTCGGACGGTTGGTCCAGATGCCGTTCTACATCCAGGGCGACAAGATCTATGGGCCGGGAGTCCTGGATATGAAGGCCGGCGTCGTCATGGCTTACGCCGCCCTGCGGGCCCTGAGCGACCTCAACCGCAAGCCCGGAAAGAGGATCGCCTTATTCCTCAATTCGTCCGAGGAAGAAAGCTGTCCCGAGGCGGACGATCTGATCCGGGCCGAAGCCCGGCGGGCCTCGGCCGTGCTGTGCCTGGAACCCGCCCTGCCGGGCGGCGGGCTCAAGATCCAGCGTAAGGGCCGCCTGGTCGTGCGCCTGGAGTCGTCCGGACGGGCGGCCCACGCCGGTCAGCCCGAAAAAGGAGTCAGCGCCGTCGAGGAGCTGATCGGCCAAATCCGCAAGCTGGCCGCATTGCGGAGCAAGGACGTCAGCCTCAACGTCGGGCGGATCGGCGGCGGCGAAAAGGCCAATGTGGTCGCGGAGGCGGCTTGGGCCGAGCTTGATTTCCGCTTCTGGACGACGGCCCAAAAGCAGAAGATCCTGGCGGCCGCAAGAACCCTAAGCCCGGTCGTCCGCGGCGCTAAGACCCGGGCTACGATCGCCGGCGCAACGCCGCCTCTCGAACGGACCGCGGCCTCCGATAGGCTCCTAGCCAAGGCCCGCGAAGCGGCGGCCGGGCTCGGGCTGACCCTGGCCGCCGGTCGGGCCGGCGGCGGCTCGGACGGATCCATCGCGGCCGGGACCGGCGCCGCCGTCCTGGACGGGTTGGGGCCGGACGGCGACGGCATCCACGCCGCCGATGAGCACTGCCTCCTGTCCTCTCTGCTGGAGCGGGCGGCCCTGCTGACCGAGATCCTGGCCCGGGCCGGAGATTGA
- a CDS encoding aminotransferase class V-fold PLP-dependent enzyme yields MVYFDNNATTPLDPAVIDKMTAFMRDQFGNPSSLYPIGRQGKEILNEARDHVARSLGAAKGDIYFTGSGTESDNQALLGVLDACPDRREIVLSTIEHPGIQETAAYCERKGVRVTYVPVDSLGSIDLGALRDAVTPQTALVSVMHANNEIGTIQPIALIAEIAHEKGALMHTDAVQSYGKIDVDVNALGIDLLTVSGHKIYGPKGVGALYVRKGTPLAPFVHGGHQERGLRAGTENTIGIVGFGEAARILPERMRADKPRLTALAIRLRAGLEARVPKLHSNGHPENRVPTTLSYSVLGLEAEAILLGLATKGIYISTGSACSEDSEEVSHVLKAIGLRPEFARSTIRMSLGRFNTDADVDTALDVIPGMIDKLRRISAWDPDEI; encoded by the coding sequence ATGGTTTACTTCGACAACAACGCCACGACGCCCCTGGATCCGGCCGTCATCGACAAGATGACGGCTTTCATGCGGGATCAGTTCGGCAACCCATCCTCGCTATACCCCATCGGCCGCCAGGGCAAAGAAATCCTCAATGAAGCGCGCGACCATGTGGCCCGATCCCTCGGTGCGGCCAAGGGCGACATCTATTTTACGGGTTCCGGGACAGAGTCGGACAATCAGGCCCTCCTGGGCGTCCTGGACGCTTGTCCCGACCGGCGCGAAATCGTCCTCTCGACCATCGAACACCCGGGCATCCAGGAAACGGCTGCCTACTGCGAGCGCAAGGGCGTTCGCGTAACTTACGTCCCGGTCGATTCTCTCGGCTCGATCGACCTCGGGGCGCTTCGCGACGCCGTGACGCCGCAAACCGCTCTCGTCTCCGTGATGCACGCCAACAACGAGATCGGGACGATCCAGCCGATCGCGCTGATCGCCGAGATCGCCCATGAAAAAGGCGCCCTGATGCACACCGACGCCGTCCAGTCTTACGGCAAGATCGACGTCGACGTGAACGCCCTGGGTATCGATCTCCTAACCGTATCCGGCCACAAGATCTACGGCCCCAAGGGGGTCGGCGCCCTCTATGTCCGCAAGGGCACTCCTTTGGCTCCGTTCGTCCACGGCGGCCACCAGGAGCGGGGCCTGCGAGCCGGGACCGAGAACACCATCGGCATCGTCGGCTTCGGCGAAGCGGCCCGGATCCTGCCCGAGCGGATGCGCGCTGATAAGCCCCGGCTGACGGCTCTGGCCATACGCCTCCGGGCCGGGCTGGAAGCCCGCGTCCCGAAGCTCCATAGCAACGGCCACCCCGAAAACCGGGTGCCGACTACCCTCAGCTACTCCGTCCTGGGCCTGGAGGCGGAGGCGATTCTGCTGGGGCTGGCCACCAAAGGCATCTATATCTCGACCGGGTCGGCCTGCAGCGAGGATTCCGAGGAAGTCTCCCACGTTCTCAAGGCCATCGGCCTGCGGCCCGAGTTCGCCCGTTCGACCATCCGAATGTCCCTAGGCCGTTTCAACACCGACGCGGATGTCGACACGGCCCTGGACGTGATCCCCGGCATGATCGATAAGCTGCGCCGGATCTCGGCTTGGGACCCGGACGAGATTTGA
- a CDS encoding VanZ family protein produces the protein MVKIGDQARRWLAFAPAVLYYAGIFWLSSRSHPPSLPSFPLADKVAHVFLYTGFGAGLRFACGRFLRERPGAVFGAAFALGLLGGILDEIHQAFVPLRDSNVWDAAADALGVLAGIVIFAWIAVRWRASSRARD, from the coding sequence ATGGTCAAGATCGGGGATCAAGCGCGGCGTTGGCTGGCTTTCGCGCCGGCCGTCCTTTATTATGCCGGGATCTTCTGGCTGTCCTCGAGAAGTCATCCGCCGTCCCTGCCTTCGTTTCCGCTGGCCGACAAGGTCGCGCACGTCTTTCTCTATACCGGCTTCGGGGCCGGGCTCCGTTTCGCCTGCGGCCGGTTCCTCCGGGAAAGGCCAGGGGCCGTTTTCGGAGCGGCTTTCGCCCTCGGCCTGCTGGGCGGCATCCTCGACGAGATCCACCAGGCTTTCGTGCCCCTGCGGGATTCCAACGTCTGGGACGCCGCCGCCGACGCCCTGGGCGTCTTGGCCGGCATCGTCATCTTCGCCTGGATTGCCGTCCGATGGAGGGCTTCTTCTCGAGCCCGGGATTGA
- a CDS encoding septal ring lytic transglycosylase RlpA family protein: MKTSRRHVRPSGLGPLLMASLLGLTFCTRLPSPASGPVARSALETGIASWYGPGFQGRATSNREVYDMNEMTAAHRTLPFNTKVLVTNLENGRQVRVRINDRGPFVDDRIIDLSLAAARGLDMVGPGTVRVRLEILEAPPAGSAPHYYVQAGAFTVEANAQALAAQLKSDYPSLRVMRTPADGGVYYRVRIPGSGRNEADRIAAALAARGFSALVLERDGSGRDGEIRP, from the coding sequence ATGAAGACCAGCCGTCGGCACGTCCGCCCGTCGGGCCTGGGGCCGCTTCTTATGGCCTCGCTCCTAGGGCTGACTTTCTGCACCAGGCTCCCCTCGCCTGCTTCCGGTCCCGTCGCCCGAAGCGCGCTTGAAACGGGGATCGCGTCCTGGTACGGGCCGGGCTTTCAGGGCCGGGCAACCTCCAACCGCGAGGTCTACGACATGAACGAGATGACGGCGGCTCATCGCACGCTGCCGTTCAACACCAAGGTTCTCGTCACCAACCTCGAGAACGGCCGGCAGGTTCGCGTCCGGATCAACGACCGCGGTCCGTTCGTGGACGATCGGATCATCGATCTGTCCCTGGCCGCGGCCCGAGGCCTGGACATGGTCGGGCCCGGCACGGTCCGGGTCCGGTTGGAAATCTTGGAGGCCCCCCCCGCCGGCTCCGCGCCGCATTACTACGTCCAGGCCGGCGCCTTCACGGTTGAGGCCAACGCCCAAGCGCTGGCCGCGCAGCTGAAAAGCGACTATCCAAGCCTCCGCGTAATGCGCACACCCGCGGACGGTGGCGTCTATTACAGGGTCCGCATCCCCGGTTCCGGGCGCAACGAGGCCGACCGTATCGCCGCCGCGCTTGCCGCTCGCGGTTTTTCGGCTCTTGTCCTGGAGCGGGACGGATCCGGCCGTGACGGCGAGATCAGGCCTTGA
- a CDS encoding homocysteine S-methyltransferase family protein, producing the protein MTVPILELAATRTVLLDGGLGTELMKRGIPLGLCPEIWNVERPDAVAGVHADYFAAGSDAVSTNSFGGHPLKLEAYGLRDRAVELNRQAARNAVSVRPPGRFVAGSLGPTGRLLKPQGEYTDREFEAGYAEQALALAEGGVDFLIVETMFDLREALAALRGARSAVLGVPVFVTLTYNKTRRGYFTMMGDRLDAAAVELEKNGAAAIGANCTLTSADMIGLARELRAETARPLVIQPNAGRPEIEGDGGLRYAQTADEFAADMAAVAAEGVAYLGGCCGTAPETIRRLAERLRPA; encoded by the coding sequence ATGACCGTACCCATTCTTGAGCTGGCCGCAACGAGAACCGTCCTCCTCGACGGAGGCCTGGGTACCGAGTTGATGAAGCGGGGCATCCCTCTGGGCCTCTGCCCCGAGATCTGGAACGTCGAGCGACCCGACGCGGTCGCCGGCGTCCATGCCGATTATTTCGCAGCCGGATCGGACGCCGTCTCGACCAATTCCTTCGGCGGCCACCCGCTCAAGCTCGAAGCTTATGGGCTGCGGGATCGGGCCGTGGAGCTGAACCGCCAAGCGGCCCGGAATGCGGTTTCGGTCCGCCCCCCGGGCCGCTTCGTCGCCGGCAGCCTGGGCCCGACCGGCCGGCTGCTCAAGCCGCAAGGCGAGTATACCGATCGGGAATTTGAAGCCGGATACGCCGAACAAGCCTTGGCCTTGGCCGAAGGCGGCGTCGACTTCCTGATCGTCGAAACGATGTTCGACTTGCGGGAGGCGTTGGCCGCCCTGCGCGGAGCCCGAAGCGCCGTCCTCGGGGTCCCGGTCTTCGTCACCCTGACCTACAATAAAACCCGGCGCGGCTACTTCACTATGATGGGCGATCGGCTGGACGCGGCTGCGGTGGAGCTCGAGAAAAACGGCGCGGCGGCGATCGGCGCCAACTGCACCCTGACCTCGGCCGACATGATCGGCTTGGCCCGGGAACTGCGCGCGGAGACGGCCCGGCCGCTCGTCATCCAGCCGAACGCGGGCCGGCCCGAGATCGAGGGCGACGGCGGCCTGCGCTACGCCCAGACCGCGGACGAGTTCGCGGCGGACATGGCTGCGGTTGCCGCCGAGGGCGTCGCGTATCTGGGCGGTTGCTGCGGCACGGCCCCGGAGACGATCCGCCGCCTGGCTGAGCGCCTTCGCCCCGCTTGA
- a CDS encoding N(4)-(beta-N-acetylglucosaminyl)-L-asparaginase, translating to MSHSTSRRDFLKSGAVLGAAALAATSPLRAAPPQAAAKPGLRAVASGNGIRATEKAMELLRSGADPVDAVIAGVNIVEDDPNDMSVGYGGLPNEEGEVELDASVMHGPTHASGAVAAIKNIKNPSKVAKLVMERTNHCLIVGEGALKFALAYGFQKENLLTEKAREAWLRWKESLSDKDAWYPPAKNLPADLQAVLMTYGTINCLALDGKGDLGGVTTTSGLSWKRPGRVGDSPIIGAGLYIDNTIGGAGSTGFGEVNILNLSSFQIVQFMGQGMSPEQACLKQLERVADKARLHPRLHGSDGRPNFGMSYYALNKKGEFGAAMMTGPAKFAVHDGTTNAMRDAAYLFKA from the coding sequence ATGAGCCATTCGACCAGCCGCCGTGATTTCCTCAAGTCGGGCGCCGTGCTGGGTGCGGCCGCCTTGGCCGCAACCTCGCCCCTGCGGGCTGCTCCGCCGCAGGCGGCCGCCAAGCCGGGACTCCGGGCCGTGGCTTCTGGAAACGGCATCCGGGCCACCGAGAAGGCGATGGAGCTTCTCCGCTCCGGCGCCGACCCGGTGGACGCCGTCATCGCCGGCGTCAACATCGTCGAGGATGATCCCAACGACATGTCCGTCGGCTACGGGGGTCTGCCCAACGAAGAAGGGGAGGTCGAGCTGGACGCCTCGGTCATGCACGGCCCGACCCACGCCAGCGGCGCGGTGGCCGCCATCAAGAACATCAAAAATCCTTCCAAGGTCGCCAAGCTGGTCATGGAACGGACCAACCACTGCCTGATCGTCGGCGAAGGGGCTTTGAAGTTCGCCCTGGCCTACGGCTTCCAGAAGGAAAACCTCCTGACGGAGAAGGCCCGCGAAGCCTGGCTGCGCTGGAAGGAGAGCCTGTCCGACAAGGACGCCTGGTACCCGCCGGCCAAGAACCTGCCCGCCGATCTGCAGGCCGTGCTGATGACCTACGGCACCATCAACTGCTTGGCTCTCGACGGCAAGGGCGATCTGGGCGGCGTGACGACGACGAGCGGACTGTCCTGGAAGCGGCCGGGGCGGGTGGGGGATTCGCCCATCATCGGAGCCGGCCTTTACATCGACAACACCATCGGCGGGGCCGGGTCGACCGGCTTCGGCGAGGTCAACATCCTGAACCTGAGCAGCTTCCAGATCGTCCAATTCATGGGCCAGGGGATGTCGCCGGAGCAGGCCTGTCTCAAGCAGCTGGAGCGGGTGGCCGACAAGGCCCGCCTGCATCCGCGCCTGCACGGCAGCGACGGCCGGCCCAACTTCGGCATGAGCTACTACGCCCTCAACAAGAAGGGGGAGTTCGGCGCCGCGATGATGACCGGCCCGGCCAAGTTCGCCGTCCACGACGGGACGACCAACGCCATGCGGGACGCGGCCTACCTGTTCAAGGCCTGA
- a CDS encoding trehalase family glycosidase produces MRPQRRSPVRLGRGAIVLFLALLLRAQVYYPWKDVQIGGLEGQGWCGLTLIPTKDAGFGFRFKIEKDGALIDGDNLFYMVSEVGPKAPDGVYARVRFDLSLPVLPADSRKDTPILIKPSPPKETLTLEWSRQDEDTVIGRLTAPAGLRVHLLTYFPWDFKGVFRTLADGLIQGDARAAKPARFLLWTDRPGEPGKTAEGEEAEQVFPTDRERVLRFAAGVGEDLESIRTRLERFRRRKTIDGLLEEEEARYAKKRVLIKGDLFAGAPESITNNLYWMVLYQPGAHRLYTPAGRRWIFPRPDGGPDHWTIFAWDSFFNALELAVESPKLAVDAIRAVLETQYPNGNIPNWRGRFGGTPDRSEPPVGAYCTLKLFQRLGDMDLLKTAYPVLRRWHAFWKARRPNGQPRRDGNGDGLLEWGSDSGLLADKSQVPPWEQGASGEQRAKWESGQDDLPNWDDVPFDAEAGTLTMNCLDLNCLYALDASCLAQMAAILGRRDESDAYQAEYEKIRELINDQLWNPRENFYFDRHWDGRFSTRKAASNFYPLLARIPDERRARLMLRRLLNPKEFWGDYVLPSISRDDPAFKDQQYWRGSIWPPTNYLVYQGLKAYGFDIEGSEFAARSAGLFLRTWRNFQLCPENFDARTGEAAGQRYQSWGPLFALMALEEYLDFTPWEGFRFGLLKPESKGTLSHLAVQGRSYDVEVGPKRIRLLEDDREIFAADGGAVVRHFLYSENEVSFEIASLRPREVLIRFLREGKYQLLVDNAPREVFRGDSFRIDVPAGTHSILFQLLEGLDNPL; encoded by the coding sequence ATGCGCCCTCAACGCCGTTCGCCGGTCCGCCTGGGAAGGGGAGCCATCGTCCTTTTCCTGGCGCTCCTTCTGCGGGCCCAGGTTTATTACCCTTGGAAGGACGTCCAGATCGGCGGCTTGGAAGGCCAGGGCTGGTGCGGCCTGACCCTCATCCCGACCAAGGACGCCGGCTTCGGCTTTCGGTTCAAGATCGAGAAGGACGGAGCCTTGATCGACGGGGACAATCTTTTTTATATGGTTTCCGAAGTCGGGCCCAAGGCGCCCGATGGAGTTTACGCCCGGGTCCGGTTCGATCTCAGCCTGCCCGTCCTGCCGGCCGACAGCCGCAAGGACACGCCGATCCTGATCAAGCCTTCGCCGCCCAAGGAAACCCTGACCCTGGAATGGTCCCGCCAGGATGAAGACACCGTCATCGGCCGGCTGACGGCGCCGGCCGGCTTGCGCGTCCATCTTCTGACTTATTTCCCCTGGGACTTCAAGGGGGTCTTTCGCACCCTGGCCGACGGTTTGATCCAGGGCGACGCCCGGGCGGCCAAGCCGGCCCGCTTTCTGCTTTGGACCGACCGCCCCGGAGAGCCGGGCAAGACCGCCGAAGGCGAAGAGGCCGAGCAGGTCTTCCCGACGGACCGGGAGCGAGTCCTGCGGTTCGCGGCAGGTGTGGGCGAAGACCTCGAGTCCATCCGGACGCGGCTGGAGCGGTTCCGCCGCCGCAAGACGATCGACGGCTTGTTGGAGGAGGAGGAGGCCCGTTACGCCAAAAAAAGGGTCCTGATCAAGGGCGATCTCTTTGCCGGCGCGCCCGAGTCCATCACCAACAACCTGTATTGGATGGTCCTCTACCAGCCCGGAGCCCATCGTCTTTATACGCCGGCCGGCCGCCGCTGGATTTTCCCGCGGCCCGACGGCGGCCCCGATCATTGGACGATCTTCGCCTGGGACTCCTTCTTCAACGCCCTCGAGCTGGCCGTCGAAAGCCCTAAGCTGGCCGTGGACGCGATCCGGGCCGTGCTGGAGACCCAGTACCCCAACGGCAACATCCCCAACTGGAGGGGCCGTTTCGGCGGCACCCCCGACCGCTCCGAGCCCCCGGTCGGCGCCTATTGCACGCTGAAGCTGTTCCAGCGTTTGGGAGACATGGATCTACTAAAAACGGCCTATCCTGTCCTGCGCCGCTGGCACGCCTTCTGGAAGGCGCGCCGGCCGAACGGGCAGCCGCGCCGGGACGGCAACGGCGACGGACTCCTCGAATGGGGCTCGGATTCCGGACTCCTGGCCGATAAGTCCCAGGTTCCGCCTTGGGAGCAAGGCGCTTCGGGCGAACAGCGGGCCAAGTGGGAATCCGGTCAGGACGACCTGCCCAACTGGGACGACGTCCCCTTCGATGCCGAGGCCGGCACGCTGACGATGAACTGCCTCGACCTCAATTGCCTTTACGCTCTGGACGCGTCCTGTCTGGCCCAGATGGCGGCGATCCTGGGCCGCCGCGACGAGAGCGACGCGTACCAAGCCGAGTACGAGAAGATCCGCGAGCTCATCAACGACCAGCTCTGGAACCCGCGCGAGAACTTCTACTTCGACCGCCATTGGGACGGCCGGTTCTCGACCCGCAAGGCGGCCTCGAACTTCTACCCCTTGCTGGCCCGCATCCCGGACGAGCGGCGGGCCCGGTTGATGCTGCGCCGGCTGCTCAATCCCAAGGAGTTCTGGGGCGACTATGTCCTGCCCTCGATCTCCCGCGACGACCCGGCGTTCAAGGACCAGCAGTACTGGCGGGGATCGATCTGGCCGCCCACGAACTACCTCGTTTACCAAGGACTCAAGGCTTACGGCTTCGACATCGAAGGCTCCGAGTTCGCGGCCCGAAGCGCCGGCCTGTTCCTGCGAACCTGGCGCAACTTCCAGCTTTGCCCGGAGAACTTCGACGCCCGAACGGGCGAAGCGGCCGGCCAGCGATACCAGAGCTGGGGACCTCTGTTCGCCCTGATGGCCTTGGAAGAATATCTGGACTTCACGCCTTGGGAGGGCTTCCGCTTCGGTTTGCTCAAGCCCGAGAGCAAGGGAACTCTATCGCACCTCGCGGTGCAGGGCCGGTCCTACGACGTCGAAGTGGGCCCCAAGCGGATCCGTCTGCTCGAGGACGACCGGGAGATCTTCGCCGCGGACGGCGGGGCGGTCGTCCGTCACTTCCTCTACTCGGAGAACGAAGTTTCTTTCGAGATCGCGAGCCTGCGCCCGCGCGAAGTCTTGATCCGATTCCTGCGCGAGGGCAAGTACCAATTGCTCGTGGACAACGCCCCGCGCGAGGTGTTCCGGGGCGATTCGTTCCGGATCGACGTGCCGGCCGGAACCCACTCCATCCTGTTCCAGCTCCTGGAAGGTCTGGACAACCCACTGTAA
- a CDS encoding LOG family protein produces the protein MAFDYDAGEREVDMNSHPIGLKAYENAEFLNSPEARTLRILSEYIEPKSRLDRLKVNTTVLFLGSARIDPEDKRSRLHRYYWEAEELAFRMARWAIPLRPKGKNFVICTGAGPGIMEAANRGAARAGGKTIGMNIALPQEQAPNPYISPELSFAFHYFFMRKFFLISQAKAVIAFPGGYGTLDEFFETMTLIQTGKIDRREVVVVLYGEDYWRKVIDFKALIKAGTIAPEDVGLFKMFSDPQKAFLYLKRRLTRLCGCEDGDCDRNAFR, from the coding sequence ATGGCTTTCGACTATGATGCAGGCGAACGCGAGGTGGACATGAATTCCCATCCCATCGGGCTGAAGGCCTATGAGAACGCCGAATTTCTCAATTCGCCGGAGGCCCGGACTCTGCGCATTTTAAGCGAATACATCGAACCCAAGTCCCGGCTCGACCGGTTGAAGGTCAACACCACGGTGCTCTTCCTCGGCTCGGCCCGGATCGATCCGGAGGACAAGCGGTCTCGCCTGCACCGCTACTACTGGGAGGCGGAGGAGCTGGCTTTCCGCATGGCCCGCTGGGCCATTCCGCTTCGCCCCAAGGGCAAGAACTTCGTCATCTGCACCGGAGCCGGCCCCGGCATCATGGAAGCCGCCAATCGCGGCGCGGCCCGGGCGGGCGGGAAGACCATCGGCATGAACATCGCTCTGCCGCAGGAGCAGGCTCCGAATCCGTATATCTCTCCCGAGCTGTCGTTCGCCTTCCACTATTTTTTCATGCGGAAGTTCTTTCTCATCTCCCAGGCCAAGGCCGTCATCGCCTTCCCCGGCGGCTACGGCACGCTGGACGAGTTCTTCGAAACGATGACCCTCATCCAGACGGGCAAGATCGACCGCCGGGAGGTCGTCGTGGTGCTCTATGGAGAGGACTACTGGCGCAAAGTGATCGATTTCAAAGCCCTGATCAAGGCCGGGACGATCGCTCCGGAGGATGTCGGGCTGTTCAAGATGTTCTCGGACCCGCAGAAGGCCTTTCTTTATCTGAAGCGCCGGCTGACCCGACTCTGCGGCTGCGAGGATGGGGATTGCGACCGCAACGCCTTCCGCTGA
- a CDS encoding alanine--glyoxylate aminotransferase family protein: MIKKYYLLSPGPTPVPESVLAAAAEPIIHHRTPEFSKIFMEATEMLKMVFGTKEDVFILTSSGTGAMEAAVVNTLSPGDKVLTINAGKFGERWGSICKAYGIAYKEIVVEWGKDYPKEKLEAELKALPDCKAVLCQLSETSTGAIFDVQGFGEVVAKTDAVLIVDGISGTGATPCPMDEWKVDLMVSGCQKSFMIPPGLAYIAFGPKAWKMVESAKCPRFYFDAKKAKKNLADKTTPWTPAVSLVIQQKKALDIIAGMGLEMLFAHHRILGDATRAGIKALGLELLSEKPGNILTAVKTPAGLEGGKIVKTMQNKYMAYIAGAQDPMKGKFFRIAHLGYMGGFDIITALTALEMTLADLGYAFETGAAIKAAEPILRENWA, encoded by the coding sequence ATGATCAAAAAGTATTACCTGTTGTCCCCCGGCCCGACACCGGTGCCGGAGTCCGTCCTGGCCGCGGCGGCCGAGCCGATCATCCACCATCGGACACCCGAGTTCTCCAAGATCTTCATGGAGGCGACGGAGATGCTCAAGATGGTCTTTGGGACCAAGGAGGATGTCTTCATCCTGACATCCTCGGGCACCGGGGCGATGGAAGCCGCCGTCGTCAACACCCTGTCGCCCGGCGACAAGGTCCTGACCATCAACGCCGGCAAGTTCGGCGAGCGCTGGGGCAGCATCTGCAAGGCCTACGGCATCGCCTACAAGGAGATCGTGGTCGAGTGGGGCAAGGACTACCCCAAAGAGAAGCTGGAGGCCGAGCTGAAGGCCCTGCCCGACTGCAAAGCCGTCCTCTGCCAGCTCTCGGAGACCTCGACCGGCGCCATCTTCGACGTCCAGGGCTTCGGCGAGGTCGTCGCCAAGACCGACGCCGTCCTGATCGTCGACGGCATTTCGGGCACCGGCGCGACCCCCTGCCCGATGGATGAATGGAAAGTCGACCTCATGGTCTCGGGCTGCCAGAAGTCGTTTATGATCCCGCCCGGCCTGGCCTATATCGCCTTCGGTCCCAAAGCCTGGAAGATGGTCGAATCGGCCAAGTGCCCCCGCTTCTATTTTGACGCCAAGAAAGCCAAGAAGAACCTGGCCGACAAGACGACGCCCTGGACGCCGGCCGTGTCGCTGGTCATCCAGCAAAAGAAGGCCCTCGACATCATCGCCGGGATGGGGCTGGAGATGCTCTTCGCTCACCACCGCATCCTGGGCGACGCCACCCGGGCCGGCATCAAAGCCCTCGGCCTGGAGCTGCTCTCCGAGAAGCCCGGCAACATCCTGACCGCGGTCAAAACCCCGGCCGGCCTCGAGGGCGGCAAGATCGTCAAGACGATGCAGAACAAGTACATGGCCTACATCGCCGGGGCCCAGGATCCGATGAAGGGCAAGTTCTTCCGGATCGCCCACCTCGGCTACATGGGCGGGTTCGACATCATCACCGCCCTGACCGCCCTGGAAATGACCCTGGCCGACCTGGGCTACGCCTTCGAGACGGGAGCCGCGATCAAAGCGGCCGAACCGATCCTGCGGGAGAACTGGGCATGA